From Drosophila yakuba strain Tai18E2 chromosome 2L, Prin_Dyak_Tai18E2_2.1, whole genome shotgun sequence, one genomic window encodes:
- the LOC6526524 gene encoding protein CEBPZOS: MLPKTPKPAIWKFIKGSAKTLFVLEAVCFAASYGVYYRMNTNREFRQHIHENYPFVLDYYYKIGEIVGDSTVRQSDASYWSALKKSD, translated from the exons ATGCTGCCCAAAACACCAAAACCTGCGATTTGGAAATTCATTAAAGGAAGTGCCAAAACACTGTTTGTCCTCGAGGCAGTTTGCTTTGCAGCCAGCTACGGCGTTTATTATCGCATGAACACGAATCGAG AGTTTCGCCAGCACATTCACGAGAACTATCCCTTCGTTCTGGACTATTACTATAAAATCGGTGAAATCGTGGGAGACAGCACGGTGCGACAGTCGGATGCGAGTTATTGGAGTGCTTTAAAGAAAAGCGACTAG
- the LOC6526521 gene encoding cyclin-dependent kinase 2-interacting protein produces MTKANKTPQKSSEPNINASLTPVRYLDSQRLRSPTSHDANLATCKTRLETIVKQLQDNYAKWQLAQQRGTSICYTIEAKKTKCLEKSQDEGSSTYPDDLLLPCNKLAIIASIFGDIANNTKEILRQLRAICKLPGSAAETIFYRSWTLPQFVVFAKELSERYEEEALVKKEVAENIAHSTERSQLIAYTTLWEFPEHVDSYVHLGFLLLAEEVSLR; encoded by the exons ATGaccaaagcaaataaaacgcCGCAAAAAAGCAGTGAGCCAAATATAAATGCTTCCCTGACACCAGTTCGAT ATTTGGACAGCCAGCGGCTGCGGTCGCCCACAAGTCACGACGCGAATTTGGCCACCTGCAAAACGAGGTTGGAAACCATAGTTAAACAACTCCAGGATAACTACGCCAAATGGCAGCTGGCCCAACAGCGGGGCACCTCCATTTGCTATACTATCGAGGCCAAGAAGACCAAGTGCCTGGAGAAAAGCCAGGATGAAGGCAGCTCCACTTACCCGGATGATTTACTCTTGCCCTGCAACAAGTTGGCCATCATAGCCTCTATTTTCGGGGATATCGCAAATAATACAAAGGAGATTTTAAGACAATTGAGGGCTATATGTAAACTACCAGGATCTGCAGCGGAGACGATATTCTACAGGTCCTGGACGTTGCCACAATTCGTGGTTTTCGCAAAGGAGCTATCCGAAAGATATGAAGAGGAGGCCCTGGTCAAAAAAGAAGTTGCCG AAAACATTGCCCACTCGACCGAAAGAAGCCAGCTAATTGCGTACACAACCTTATGGGAATTTCCCGAGCACGTGGATTCCTATGTGCATCTGGGATTTCTTCTCCTTGCCGAAGAAGTCAGTTTAAGATAG
- the LOC6526525 gene encoding GATOR complex protein MIOS encodes MSGNTHGLSWFPHFPDKFVSWGQEIHLYEVRRKDDHSQKSRLPYISVNYLANESRYQYARCVAASYHSDQPIIAVGLADGKVGICNFRDTYDSSWEYTPRQQRMCTCLAWNELDANILAIGHDRHRNDTCITIWDIERGVPKETANFFGVGESANSICWDRNHRTVIAGMSQKMIKLFDLRQSNATCQSIQTKTVQGLSVSPNGNYLCSYVDSVITLWDPRNIKSPLRQIQSSKNHLQIAWCPTRTSLLSSLQRDSSYITLYDIRSVDADNSGEIYHVKRQISPFPAKYQYSGKFAFVNCLSWHSRDFERALLLADALNILDFRLPATLHTAHSNRRKLPLLMQRPLYTPASPTSTAATPTQQQPTSSCSTNSGSSLDFSSPGSPFNVDLLEPELFELDLVDETRQRALEDYGIRPDNKRFGELHLTPYLRNVWSTLNNVYSEDRLTGLKATLGINLGHTSEALMASSRIESQVLQWPEGINNSNKLICYRSEQRDLALQLCGWAFEQELDRFIDQLYANKEYSRAAMICVFHLKIFHACNILSSAADNMRDPSMYRITVIALSSFNADRCSSTWRNQRSSANMQIHDPHLRAVFSFLTMEKDNFDAVLKEEGVSLSDRMAFACKYLSETKLADYVTQQIQASIDGGDLNGLLLTGESLDGINILQSYMDTSFDVQTVALVAINYFRQEHFVDKRIQYWIASYLDHLNSWGLWEKRAELDIKIESIRPSSRKSRTVFLSCNFCGKSVSNALLDEPRPRSTTTSTNRLSSCPSCRKPLPRCSLCLMHMGTMVNMSNGETPSTTPDVPGWQTKPFSKWFSWCQTCRHGGHTEHIMQWFKQNSECPVSSCNCRCFDMDGTKPNTLRDIS; translated from the exons ATGAGCGGCAATACACACGGACTGAGCTGGTTTCCACACTTTCCCGACAAATTCGTATCCTGGGGCCAGGAAATCCATTTGTACGAGGTGCGTCGCAAAGATGACCACAGCCAGAAAA GTCGCCTGCCTTATATATCCGTGAACTACCTCGCCAACGAGTCGCGCTATCAATATGCCCGCTGCGTGGCCGCCTCCTATCACAGTGACCAGCCCATAATTGCAGTGGGTCTGGCGGATGGCAAAGTCGGGATTTGCAACTTCCGGGACACCTACGACAGCAGCTGGGAGTACA CTCCGCGCCAGCAGCGCATGTGCACCTGCCTCGCCTGGAACGAGCTGGATGCCAATATCCTGGCCATTGGACACGATCGCCATCGGAATGACACCTGCATCACCATTTGGGACATCGAGCGTGGTGTTCCCAAGGAGACGGCCAACTTCTTCGGCGTCGGCGAGTCGGCCAACTCCATATGCTGGGATCGAAATCATCGCACGGTCATTGCGGGGATGAGCCAGAAGATGATCAAGCTGTTCGATCTGAGGC AGAGCAACGCCACCTGCCAAAGCATTCAAACAAAGACAGTGCAAGGGCTTTCAGTGTCGCCCAATGGCAACTATCTCTGCAGCTATGTGGACTCGGTGATCACTCTGTGGGATCCGCGAAATATCAAGAGCCCTCTCAGGCAGATTCAGTCCTCGAAGAACCATTTGCAGATCGCTTGGTGTCCAACCAGGACAAGCCTGCTGTCCTCCCTGCAACGGGATTCCTCCTACATCACTCTCTACGACATCCGGAGTGTGGACGCGGACAATTCCGGCGAGATCTACCATGTAAAACGGCAGATAAGCCCCTTTCCGGCCAAGTATCAGTACAGTGGAAAGTTTGCGTTTGTTAATTGCCTGTCGTGGCATTCGAGAGATTTCGAGCGGGCTCTGCTCTTGGCAGATGCGTTGAATATCCTGGATTTTCGCCTGCCAGCCACCTTGCACACGGCGCACAGCAATCGCCGGAAGTTGCCACTTCTTATGCAGCGTCCGCTCTACACACCCGCCTCACCGACTTCCACtgcggccacgcccactcagcAGCAGCCCacaagcagctgcagcacaaATAGCGGGAGTTCCCTGGACTTCAGCAGTCCAGGGTCGCCCTTCAATGTGGACCTGCTGGAACCGGAACTCTTTGAACTGGATCTGGTGGACGAGACGCGTCAGCGCGCTCTAGAGGATTATGGCATTAGGCCCGATAACAAGCGATTTGGAGAGCTACATTTGACACCGTATCTGCGCAATGTGTGGTCCACTTTAAACAATGTCTACAGCGAGGATCGACTGACGGGCTTGAAGGCCACTTTGGGCATCAATTTGGGACACACCTCGGAGGCCTTGATGGCCAGCTCCCGCATCGAATCTCAGGTGCTCCAGTGGCCAGAGGGCATCAACAACTCCAACAAGCTCATATGCTACAG GAGTGAGCAGCGAGACCTGGCCCTTCAACTTTGCGGCTGGGCCTTTGAGCAGGAGCTGGATCGCTTTATAGACCAGTTGTATGCGAACAAGGAGTACAGCAGGGCAGCCATGATCTGCGTATTCCACTTGAAAATTTTCCATGCCTGCAACATTCTTTCATCGGCGGCGGACAACATGAGGGATCCCAGCATGTACAGGATCACCGTCATCGCCTTGTCCAGTTTCAATGCAGATCGGTGTAGTTCCACGTGGCGGAATCAGCGATCCAGCGCCAACATGCAAATACACGATCCACACTTAAGGGCTGTCTTCTCCTTTCTAACGATGGAGAAGGACAATTTCGATGCAGTGCTGAAAGAGGAAGGCGTTTCGCTCTCAGACCGCATGGCCTTCGCctgcaaatatttgtcggAGACCAAACTGGCTGATTATGTGACGCAGCAAATCCAGGCGTCCATAGATGGTGGCGATCTCAATGGCTTGTTGCTCACTGGAGAGTCGCTGGACGGAATCAACATACTGCAGTCCTACATGGACACCAGCTTCGATGTGCAG ACGGTAGCCCTGGTGGCCATCAACTACTTCCGGCAAGAGCACTTTGTGGACAAGCGCATCCAGTACTGGATCGCCAGCTACTTGGATCACCTCAATAGCTGGGGTTTGTGGGAGAAGCGGGCCGAGCTGGACATCAAGATCGAGAGCATTCGCCCATCCTCTCGCAAGTCACGCACTGTATTCCTGTCGTGCAACTTTTGCGGCAAGTCTGTGTCCAATGCCTTGCTGGACGAGCCACGCCCACGCAGCACCACCACTAGCACCAATCGGCTCTCCTCCTGCCCCAGCTGCCGAAAGCCCCTGCCGCGCTGCTCGCTCTGCCTGATGCACATGGGCACGATGGTGAACATGAGCAATGGGGAGACGCCGAGCACCACGCCTGACGTACCCGGCTGGCAGACCAAGCCCTTCTCAAAGTGGTTCTCCTGGTGCCAGACCTGTCGCCACGGCGGACACACCGAGCACATCATGCAGTGGTTCAA GCAAAATTCAGAGTGCCCCGTATCGTCGTGCAACTGTCGCTGCTTCGACATGGACGGCACCAAGCCGAACACGTTGAGAGACATTTCCTAG
- the LOC6526520 gene encoding ubiquitin carboxyl-terminal hydrolase yields the protein MLTWTPLESNPEVLTKYIHKLGVSPAWSVTDVIGLEEDTLEWIPRPVKAFILLFPCSETYEKHRAEEHERVKEVQEQHPNDLFYMRQFTHNACGTVALIHSVANNKEVDIDSGVLKNFLEKTASLSPEERGKALESDKEFTADHQALAQEGQTNAADHETVIHHFIALVNKEGTLYELDGRKSFPIKHGQTSEETFVKDAAKVCKEFMARDPNEVRFTVLALTAAQN from the exons ATGTTGACCTGGACACCACTAGAATCTAATCCCGAG GTTTTGACcaagtacatacataaattGGGCGTGTCGCCAGCCTGGTCGGTAACTGACGTCATCGGTCTGGAAGAGGACACCTTGGAGTGGATACCGCGTCCCGTAAAGGCGTTTATTTTGCTCTTCCCGTGCAGCGAAACT TATGAGAAGCACCGCGCCGAGGAGCACGAACGGGTCAAGGAGGTGCAGGAGCAGCATCCCAACGATCTCTTCTATATGCGCCAGTTCACCCACAATGCCTGTGGCACCGTCGCCTTGATCCACAGCGtggccaacaacaaaga AGTTGACATCGACAGCGGAGTACTGAAGAACTTCCTGGAGAAGACAGCTTCCTTGTCCCCGGAGGAACGCGGAAAGGCCCTTGAGAGCGACAAGGAGTTCACCGCCGATCATCAGGCCTTGGCTCAAGAGGGCCAGACCAATGCCGCCGATCACGAGACGGTGATTCACCACTTCATCGCTCTGGTGAACAAGGAGGGTACTCTGTATGAGCTGGATGGGCGCAAGTCCTTCCCGATCAAGCACGGACAGACTTCGGAGGAGACTTTTGTAAAGGATGCAGCCAAGGTATGCAAGGAGTTCATGGCTCGCGATCCCAACGAAGTGCGCTTCACCGTTTTGGCCCTGACTGCCGCACAAAATTAG
- the LOC6526522 gene encoding uncharacterized protein LOC6526522, with amino-acid sequence GNKTHTMSAGDVPLVSMAKMPPAIQFEATKDFHSHTQQQDLDEAFLGNERRPWVRQKAHKDTRREREILNGLLSSTSVETDYASTCVDKLIAENISYRDLASLTDEDLQLFGFKSEKQRQQLLDMFNKMPNQNPSYEYICNHPEAKNYNNQILGNASNHLMSLRASLAVTNYKLQVSTPEDVVVGDKRYASCFAQETLKSVKQITEEIAEDLRKIEANAKNARSQKKTQPNESHKKKKWSLPTILYFTTLAVGFSCAWFWWWTKFRSAPRLERISVQT; translated from the exons GGCAACAAGACGCACACTATGTCCGCGGGGGATGTGCCCTTAGTGTCAATGGCCAAGATGCCGCCGGCCATTCAGTTCGAGGCCACAAAGGACTTCCACTCCCATACCCAGCAGCAGGATTTGGATGAAGCTTTCCTCGGCAACGAGCGGCGTCCGTGGGTTCGCCAAAAGGCTCACAAGGACACTCGTCGCGAGAGGGAGATCCTCAACGGCCTGCTGTCCTCCACCAGCGTGGAAACGGACTACGCCAGCACCTGTGTGGACAAACTCATTGCCGAGAACATTAGCTACCGGGATTTGGCCTCTCTCACCGACGAGGATTTGCAACTCTTCGGGTTCAAGTCGGAAAAGCAACGACAACAGCTCTTAGATATGTTCAACAAGATGCCCAACCAGAATCCCAGTTACGAATACATTTGCAACCATCCAGAGGCTAAAAACTATAACAATCAGATCCTGGGCAATGCTAGCAACCACCTTATGTCCCTGCGTGCCTCCTTGGCAGTCACCAACTACAAGCTGCAGGTCTCCACTCCCGAGGACGTCGTGGTGGGCGACAAACGATATGCCAGCTGCTTTGCCCAGGAAACTTTGAAGAGCGTAAAGCAGATAACCGAGGAGATTGCCGAGGATCTCAGGAAAATCGAAGCTAATGCCAAGAACGCAAGGAGCCAGAAGAAAACTCAGCCCAACGAGAGCCACAAGAAG AAGAAGTGGAGTCTGCCCACCATTTTGTACTTCACCACTCTGGCTGTGGGATTTTCGTGCGCCTGGTTCTGGTGGTGGACCAAGTTCCGCAGCGCTCCCCGATTGGAGCGGATCTCCGTTCAGACTTAG
- the LOC6526523 gene encoding uncharacterized protein LOC6526523: MLSNPYFKSVLWLIGFGGMGYGLMLLTEPNVEKIERIKASVSRNKLTEDEQRKALFMKKLQEASTTSAPIYRSSADK; the protein is encoded by the coding sequence ATGCTTAGTAATCCCTATTTTAAGTCCGTTTTGTGGCTGATTGGCTTCGGTGGAATGGGCTACGGCTTGATGCTGCTAACCGAGCCGAACGTCGAGAAAATAGAGCGCATCAAAGCCTCCGTTTCAAGAAACAAACTGACTGAAGATGAGCAGCGTAAGGCACTGTTTATGAAGAAGCTGCAGGAGGCGTCCACCACCAGTGCTCCAATCTACAGGTCATCGGCAGACAAATAG